The nucleotide window TTCGTTAGGAGCGGAGATGCAAGTACCGGAGGAAGAAGCAAAAATCTTCTTGGAGGAATTCAACAAGCTGCTTGAATCACTAAAGGGTGAGAACTTTGGATTTGAGATATTCCTGCATAATACGGAGATCGCACTTGCAATGTTCATTCCTGGGTTTGGAATTGGCTGGGGTATATTTTCTGCAGTCTCTACTGGATTTGCGTTTGCAGCACTTGCTACCACAACACCATTGCTTGGAAACATTCCACCACTGGCGCTGATCTTTGCCACGCCGTTTGGTCTGATGGAGCTTGCGGCATATTCACTTGCAATGTCTAGAAGCTTTATTCTGATAATGGCATTATTCAAAAAATCTCCACTAAAGGAGCAATGGAAGCCGCTAGTAATAGAAATTGGAATTGTGATTGGCTTGTTGCTTTTGGGTGGAATCATTGAGGCCTACATGATAGAGAACTTTGAGGGCGAAGATCTAATACCAAAAATCGAAGATCTCAAGAATTGACTAATTTTTGTGGCTTTGCCAAAAATAATTCAGTAGTAAATTATAAACAAAATCAGGACGTGGCTATACTGTGAAGTATCTAGCATTTTTAGCCGTACTCTTGGGCGTGGTTTTTGCACTAACCATTCATGATGCCGAGGCACAAATTGCCGGAAACAAGGCGTTTACGTTTTCTGGAAGCGGCTTTGCTGTATCTGGCAAGTCAATTTCTGACTCTGTTACAGAAATCACATTTTCCGTAACTCAGACAAAAACAAAATCTGAATTTACTTTACAGGGTGGTGTAATCACAGTTGACCAAAAAGATTGGACCCTGTCTGATTTTTCTGGCTCTATGCTACAAAATGGCAAGCTTTTCAGATTTAATGCCAAGGCAACTGATCCGCAAGGAAAAGAGGCAACAGTATCCGGAATCGCAAAACTAGTAGACAAGACAACAACCGAATCAATCTATACTTTTAGTGGAACTATAACCGATGCAACAAAACAGAAAACAAAACTAGTCTACACCAGCAAGGTCTCTGAATTTTTAGTAAAGCCGGTAGACAAGACAACAAAATCTGATGTCACCATTAAAATCCTAGAAGGAGCAGCAAATCCAGACGCCGTAACATACAAGACACAAATCTCAGGCTTTAGATCAAATTTCCTATCTGAGGATCGAATCACAATTGCACCTGGTGGCACTATAACGTTTGTAAATGAAGATAATGCAGCACACTCCCTTCAAAGCGGAATTCTTGATAATCAAAGCAAACAAATTACAAAAAGCTCGTTTATACCAGATAACAAAATTTCAAGTGGAATCATTGCTCCCGGCAAATCTTGGAGTGTAACATTTGATGAGACAGGCTTTTTCAGATTGTATGATGAAAAATATCAAAAAATCAACATCACAATATTTGTCTTTGATGAGTCAAAAATAGTAAAATTTGGCCAGAATAAACCACGAAACTAGAAGTTGATGTAGGATTCCAGCTTGTGTTGGTTGATTACCATTACTGACAGATCAGAGAATTCTTTTCCTTCCAAGTCCCTGACAAATCCAACAAACTCGGTTTCCTTCTCTGTTGTTAGGAATTCATAGACATGCACTCGTAACTTTGCGGTGTCAAAGCCATTTTTTCTCAGATAATGTGCAATTTCTGATTGCATAAAGTGCTTGCTTGGGTCTCGTGGCCAGGGCCTTGGTACCAAAACGACGGAAAACCCATCCAGAATCGCCTTTTGTAGCTCGAGTTTTTTTTCCTCGATTGGTGTGGTGATGTGCATTGTTATTATCTTGGAGCGATCCAATGGTACCTGTGCCTTGGATGCTGCAACTTGAGTTGCTGAAATTCCAGGAATTATTG belongs to Candidatus Nitrosotenuis cloacae and includes:
- a CDS encoding cupredoxin domain-containing protein, whose amino-acid sequence is MKYLAFLAVLLGVVFALTIHDAEAQIAGNKAFTFSGSGFAVSGKSISDSVTEITFSVTQTKTKSEFTLQGGVITVDQKDWTLSDFSGSMLQNGKLFRFNAKATDPQGKEATVSGIAKLVDKTTTESIYTFSGTITDATKQKTKLVYTSKVSEFLVKPVDKTTKSDVTIKILEGAANPDAVTYKTQISGFRSNFLSEDRITIAPGGTITFVNEDNAAHSLQSGILDNQSKQITKSSFIPDNKISSGIIAPGKSWSVTFDETGFFRLYDEKYQKINITIFVFDESKIVKFGQNKPRN
- a CDS encoding stage II sporulation protein M — protein: MKKRIILFFVFLGVFSAAFSLGAEMQVPEEEAKIFLEEFNKLLESLKGENFGFEIFLHNTEIALAMFIPGFGIGWGIFSAVSTGFAFAALATTTPLLGNIPPLALIFATPFGLMELAAYSLAMSRSFILIMALFKKSPLKEQWKPLVIEIGIVIGLLLLGGIIEAYMIENFEGEDLIPKIEDLKN
- a CDS encoding SAM-dependent methyltransferase, which codes for MSNVYAVGVGPGSPKYVTELVKEVVLNCDVVIGYKYTLQTIESLLDGKEVHEITMKNQEEAYQKVAKTLGQKKLVVPFTGDVNFSESEVVDRLIEIFGKISIIPGISATQVAASKAQVPLDRSKIITMHITTPIEEKKLELQKAILDGFSVVLVPRPWPRDPSKHFMQSEIAHYLRKNGFDTAKLRVHVYEFLTTEKETEFVGFVRDLEGKEFSDLSVMVINQHKLESYINF